In Vicingus serpentipes, the DNA window CTTATCGCTTAATACAAAGCATTTGCTTAATTGATAAGAATTTAGCCGTAGATGAAAAACAACATTTATACCAATAATTTAAAAACGTTTTTCAAAGTAGTTATACTATTATTTATAGTACTACCTTCTTTGGGGGTAGCTCAAACAGATACTACACGAACTGACAGTTTAGTTGTGTTAACTATTGATTCATTTATTTCAAAAGATGCATTAGAATCGAAAGTAAAGTACAAAGCCACAGATTCAATAAGATTTGATATGAAAAGTCAACAAGTTTTCTTGTTTGGCGAATCGGAGATCTATTATGAAGACATCGAATTAAAAGCTGAAGAAATTGAGTCTGATTTAGATTCAAATGTTGTTACTGCAAGAGGAAAACAAGATTCTACCGGAAAATATTTTGGAGAACCTATTTTTAAACAAGCTACAAAAGAATTTAATGCGCACGAAATAAAATACAATTTCAATACTAAAAAAGGATTGATTACCGATGTAAAAACCCAAGAAGGTGGTGGCTATATACATGGAAATAAAATCTATAAAAATCCTGACAACATTTTATATATTAAAAATGGAAAATACACGACCTGTAACCTTGCTGAGCCTCACTACCATTTTGGAGCAACAAAACTAAAAGTAATTCCCAACGATAAAATTATAACAGGACCAGCTGATTTATTTATTGAAAATGCCCCTACTCCTTTTGCTATCCCTTTTGGCTTTTTTCCAAATAGTAACAAACAACGTTCTGGAATTGTAATTCCAGAACCAGGAGAAAGTGCACAATATGGATTTTTCATGTTAAATGGTGGTTATTACCTTTATGTAAACGAACATCTTGATGCTCAATTAACTGGAGACTTTTATTCCAAAGGTAGCTGGGGTGCTAAATTTAATTCCAATTACAAAGACAGATATCATTTTAATGGAAATGTAAATTTATCCTATTCTGTATTTAAAAACAGTGAAAAAGAATTTCCTGACTTTAGTGAACGTAAAGATTTCTTTTTTAGATGGAGACACAATCAAGATCCTAAAGCAAGACCAAACAGTGTATTCTCTGCAAACGTAAATTTTGGTACAACAACTAACTTTACAAACAACTTTAACTCTACTTCTAATGATTATTTATCATCAACAGCAAATTCAAGTATTTCTTACACTAAACGATTTGGTAACAGCCCATTTACTTTAAATTTAAATGCCTCACATAGTCAAAACAATTTAACAAAGTTAATTACAGTTCGTTTGCCAGACATAGCTTTAAATATGGCACGTATCTATCCGCTTAAACGAAAAAACACAGTTGGTAGCCAACGATTTTACGAGAAAATTGGATTTGGTTATGCAATGAGCGCAAGAAATGAAGTTACTGCGTTAGATTCTCTATTTAATATCAATGAGCCTCAATACCTTACTGAGAAATTCAAAAATGGAATGAGACACAATATTCCCATTAACACTTCATTAAAAGTTTTTAAATATTTCAGTTTAACACCTTCATTTAATTATTCTGAAATATGGTACTTAAAAACAATAAATAAAAACTGGAGCGACACAAGTAATAGTGTTTACACTGATACAATTAATGGGTTTGCTAGAGGAAATTCCTATAATATGTCTGCCAACTTGACTACTAAGGTATTTGGTATGTACTCGTTTAAAAGTAAAAACATAAAAGCTTTACGTCATGTAATTACTCCCAGTGTTGGATTAAGCTATGTTCCAGAAAACAATAGTGGACTAAGAAGCTATACTGATTCTTCAAATACAACTTATGATTATTCTATTTTTCAAGATGGTATTTATGGTACTTCTAATACAGTAGAAGCTGGATTATTAAACTTTGGTTTATTACAAAACTTTGAAATGAAAGTTAGAAACAGAAAAGATACCATAAACCCAATTAGCAAAATAACTCTAATTGACAATCTTGGCTTAACAACCAACTACAACATGCTTGCCGACTCATTTAATTGGAGTAATATTTCTTTAACAGCAAGAACTTCTATCTTTAAAAAGATAAACTTAAACTTTAATAGTACAATAGATCCTTACGCTTTAGACACAAACGGAACGAGAGTAAATAAATCACATTACAGTCAAGAAGGTGGCTTGGGTAG includes these proteins:
- a CDS encoding putative LPS assembly protein LptD produces the protein MKNNIYTNNLKTFFKVVILLFIVLPSLGVAQTDTTRTDSLVVLTIDSFISKDALESKVKYKATDSIRFDMKSQQVFLFGESEIYYEDIELKAEEIESDLDSNVVTARGKQDSTGKYFGEPIFKQATKEFNAHEIKYNFNTKKGLITDVKTQEGGGYIHGNKIYKNPDNILYIKNGKYTTCNLAEPHYHFGATKLKVIPNDKIITGPADLFIENAPTPFAIPFGFFPNSNKQRSGIVIPEPGESAQYGFFMLNGGYYLYVNEHLDAQLTGDFYSKGSWGAKFNSNYKDRYHFNGNVNLSYSVFKNSEKEFPDFSERKDFFFRWRHNQDPKARPNSVFSANVNFGTTTNFTNNFNSTSNDYLSSTANSSISYTKRFGNSPFTLNLNASHSQNNLTKLITVRLPDIALNMARIYPLKRKNTVGSQRFYEKIGFGYAMSARNEVTALDSLFNINEPQYLTEKFKNGMRHNIPINTSLKVFKYFSLTPSFNYSEIWYLKTINKNWSDTSNSVYTDTINGFARGNSYNMSANLTTKVFGMYSFKSKNIKALRHVITPSVGLSYVPENNSGLRSYTDSSNTTYDYSIFQDGIYGTSNTVEAGLLNFGLLQNFEMKVRNRKDTINPISKITLIDNLGLTTNYNMLADSFNWSNISLTARTSIFKKINLNFNSTIDPYALDTNGTRVNKSHYSQEGGLGRLTNANLAASFSLRSKTSHKKEKESKFATEEELAYINSNLDDYIDFDIPWTLNIGYNVNYSKPQFEDSKRVIQTLNFSGDVSLTKKWKVGFSSGYDFQNHKYTYTTINIYRDLHCWEMSMQWVPIGFRQSYTFTIKVKSSILQDLKLTRRNIPSVF